One Brachybacterium aquaticum genomic region harbors:
- a CDS encoding recombinase family protein, protein MSPRRTALYARISKVEATKRQTEEDRRDVDAEGNEILLAPLGTDGVDRQLADCRKEAKRRGWTVVDEYVDNNVSASSKRPRPAYERMKADIESGRVDGVVVWDIDRLTRKPSELEEFIKLSDNTGVALASVGGEVDLSTEQGRLTARIKGSVARYEAEQMGRRISRAAKQRATDGASYHGQTPFGYVRAEVEKDGRRVRMLIPDATEAPLVREAYRRLLDGDSLWAIARDFTSRGIVGKRGNPFRGNVLGNLLRRPVYAGLRAYKGEILGDGEWEALVSKEEHARALAILDAPGRFHLHGTAPKYLLSGIARCGREECGGLLRPKVQAGRAPSLVCWDCQKVTRKMAPLDEYVVETVLRRLEGMDLDLVVPEDGTAFAEAVAERDAIQTRMDELADAIARGAISIRIAERSSARLDEELAAAEGRVRSLAPRPDVLDAVGAGAREAWAAADLERRRTLLRMLVDVRVDPSGPGVPFHTDQVRISWLDEKPEDPKPTNS, encoded by the coding sequence ATGAGCCCCCGCCGGACCGCCCTCTACGCCCGAATCTCCAAGGTCGAAGCCACGAAGCGCCAGACCGAGGAGGACCGCCGCGACGTCGACGCCGAAGGCAACGAGATCCTCCTCGCCCCGCTCGGGACCGACGGCGTCGATCGCCAGCTCGCCGACTGCCGGAAGGAGGCGAAGCGGCGCGGCTGGACCGTCGTGGACGAGTACGTCGACAACAACGTCTCCGCGTCGAGCAAGAGGCCTCGCCCGGCTTACGAGCGCATGAAGGCCGACATCGAGAGCGGTCGAGTCGACGGGGTCGTCGTCTGGGACATCGACCGCCTCACGAGGAAGCCTTCCGAGCTCGAAGAGTTCATCAAGCTCTCCGACAACACCGGCGTCGCGCTCGCCTCCGTCGGCGGCGAGGTCGATCTCTCCACCGAGCAGGGCCGACTCACCGCGAGGATCAAGGGATCCGTCGCGCGGTACGAAGCGGAGCAGATGGGCCGACGGATCTCCCGCGCCGCGAAGCAGCGCGCGACCGACGGCGCTTCCTACCACGGGCAGACCCCGTTCGGGTACGTCCGGGCCGAGGTCGAGAAGGACGGGCGGCGGGTGCGGATGCTCATCCCGGACGCGACGGAGGCTCCCCTCGTCCGCGAGGCGTACCGGCGCCTCCTCGACGGAGACAGCCTCTGGGCGATCGCTCGGGACTTCACCTCCCGAGGCATCGTCGGGAAGCGCGGGAACCCGTTTCGGGGCAACGTCCTCGGGAACCTTCTTCGCCGCCCCGTGTACGCCGGACTCCGCGCCTACAAGGGTGAGATCCTCGGCGACGGAGAGTGGGAGGCGCTCGTCTCGAAGGAAGAGCACGCCCGCGCGCTCGCGATCCTCGACGCTCCCGGCCGATTCCACCTCCACGGGACCGCGCCGAAGTACCTCCTGAGCGGGATCGCGCGGTGCGGGCGGGAGGAGTGCGGCGGTCTCCTCCGTCCGAAGGTCCAGGCGGGGCGGGCGCCGTCGCTCGTCTGCTGGGACTGCCAGAAGGTCACGCGGAAGATGGCGCCGCTCGACGAGTACGTTGTCGAGACGGTCCTCCGGCGCCTCGAAGGGATGGACCTCGACCTCGTCGTGCCCGAGGACGGGACGGCCTTCGCCGAGGCGGTCGCCGAGCGCGACGCGATCCAGACCCGGATGGACGAGCTCGCCGACGCGATCGCCCGGGGCGCGATCTCGATACGGATCGCCGAGCGGTCCTCCGCGCGCCTCGACGAGGAGCTCGCCGCGGCCGAGGGTCGCGTCCGGTCCCTCGCACCCCGCCCGGACGTCCTCGACGCCGTCGGCGCGGGCGCCCGGGAGGCGTGGGCCGCGGCGGACCTCGAACGGCGTCGGACGCTCCTCCGGATGCTCGTCGACGTCCGGGTCGACCCGTCCGGCCCCGGCGTCCCGTTCCACACCGACCAGGTCCGGATCTCGTGGCTCGACGAGAAGCCCGAGGACCCCAAGCCGACCAACTCGTAA
- a CDS encoding type II secretion system F family protein → MTDGAFLGLITGLGLLAIWWSMWEQEETAPRRGRIARWMDDLRDDLIKVGLDTVPPAAVPALSAGLGLVVAAVLWAVSSAVVPSFAIGLVTTALPVLVLRSAAKRRTTAMREVWPEAVDHINSAIRAGLSLPEALVQLSRKGPEELRPAFTEFALDYQASGDFAACLDRLKIRLADPVGDRIVEALRITRDVGGTDLGALLRTLSAFLREDSRTRAELEARQSWTVNAARLALAAPWIVLALMSTRPEAAQAYDSAAGILMIIVGGALSLVAYRVMLLIAQLPQDERVLR, encoded by the coding sequence ATGACCGACGGCGCCTTCCTCGGCCTGATCACAGGCCTCGGCCTGCTCGCGATCTGGTGGTCGATGTGGGAGCAGGAGGAGACCGCTCCGCGTCGCGGACGGATCGCGAGGTGGATGGACGACCTGCGCGACGACCTGATCAAGGTCGGCCTGGACACCGTCCCGCCCGCCGCGGTCCCTGCACTGAGCGCAGGCCTCGGGCTGGTGGTCGCCGCCGTGCTCTGGGCCGTCTCCAGCGCCGTCGTGCCCTCCTTCGCCATCGGACTCGTGACCACAGCGCTGCCGGTGCTCGTGCTACGCTCCGCGGCGAAGCGCCGCACCACGGCGATGCGCGAGGTGTGGCCCGAGGCGGTGGACCACATCAACTCGGCCATCCGCGCCGGGCTCTCGCTGCCCGAGGCCCTGGTGCAGCTGAGCCGCAAGGGCCCGGAGGAGCTTCGACCGGCCTTCACGGAGTTCGCCCTGGACTACCAGGCCAGCGGTGACTTCGCGGCGTGCTTGGACCGGCTCAAGATCCGTCTCGCGGATCCCGTGGGGGACCGCATCGTGGAGGCGCTGCGCATCACCCGCGACGTCGGCGGCACCGATCTCGGCGCTCTGCTGCGCACGCTGTCCGCGTTCCTCCGCGAGGACTCGCGCACCCGCGCCGAGCTCGAGGCACGACAGTCCTGGACGGTCAATGCCGCACGCCTGGCGCTCGCCGCGCCGTGGATCGTGCTGGCGCTGATGTCCACCCGCCCCGAGGCCGCTCAGGCCTACGACTCCGCCGCCGGGATCCTGATGATCATCGTGGGCGGTGCCCTCTCCCTCGTCGCCTACCGGGTGATGCTGCTGATCGCCCAGCTCCCGCAGGACGAGAGGGTGCTGCGATGA
- a CDS encoding type II secretion system F family protein has product MNGSTSILAGVLLGLMLGLGLLMILSRLPWLRARDLDRRIDPYLRRSHSASLFAAPTSSSRARVVIENLMGPVAVKVLGVLERLTGGADQLERRLRLAGRRTSVDSFRIEQVVFAAIGLLLGIAVAVAAITLRDAGPLLGLFIVALGALLGVLLRDYLLGVEITRRASRMAREFPTVADLLALAVAAGESPIAAMERVARTSSGALPDEFAATVADIRSGTSVSQALASLGTRTPLDCLSRFGEGVSIAIERGTPLADVLRAQAQDARENAKRDLMELAGQREIFMLVPVVFFVMPLVIVFAIFPGLAVLEITL; this is encoded by the coding sequence ATGAACGGCTCCACCTCGATCCTCGCCGGGGTCCTGCTCGGCCTCATGCTGGGACTCGGCCTGCTGATGATCCTCTCCCGGCTGCCCTGGCTGAGGGCTCGGGACCTGGACCGGCGGATCGACCCGTATCTCCGTCGCTCCCACTCCGCCTCGCTGTTCGCAGCGCCCACCTCGAGCAGTCGTGCCCGCGTCGTCATCGAGAACCTCATGGGCCCTGTGGCCGTGAAGGTGCTGGGCGTGCTCGAGCGCCTCACCGGCGGGGCGGACCAGCTCGAGCGCAGGCTGCGGCTGGCAGGACGGCGCACGTCCGTGGACTCCTTCCGCATCGAGCAGGTCGTCTTCGCCGCGATCGGGCTGCTGCTCGGCATCGCGGTCGCGGTCGCCGCGATAACCCTTCGCGACGCCGGACCGCTGCTCGGGCTGTTCATCGTCGCCCTCGGCGCGCTGCTCGGCGTGCTGCTGCGCGACTACCTCCTCGGGGTGGAGATCACGCGCCGCGCCTCCCGAATGGCACGGGAGTTCCCGACCGTCGCCGACCTCCTCGCCCTCGCCGTCGCCGCCGGCGAGAGCCCGATCGCCGCGATGGAACGAGTGGCCCGCACCTCCTCCGGCGCCCTGCCGGACGAGTTCGCCGCGACCGTCGCCGACATCCGTTCGGGCACCTCCGTCTCCCAAGCGCTCGCCTCCCTCGGCACGAGGACCCCGCTGGACTGCCTCAGCCGCTTCGGCGAAGGGGTCTCCATCGCGATCGAGCGCGGCACACCGCTGGCCGACGTGCTGCGCGCCCAGGCCCAGGACGCCCGCGAGAACGCCAAGCGAGATCTCATGGAACTCGCTGGTCAGCGAGAGATCTTCATGCTCGTCCCGGTGGTCTTCTTCGTGATGCCGCTGGTGATCGTGTTCGCGATCTTCCCCGGACTCGCCGTCCTGGAGATCACGCTGTGA
- a CDS encoding TadE/TadG family type IV pilus assembly protein, with protein sequence MTGSLRTRLRREDGAAVAEFPMVAVLIVMIGLLVVQSALIVHTRNTLVDAAVQGAHHAALQGSTPQDGAARAQRLIDDRFGGGLEAEASASQDADGTIRVRVEATLPLVGLLGPSGAISVEGRALDEEAW encoded by the coding sequence GTGACGGGCTCCCTGCGCACCCGCCTGCGCCGGGAGGACGGTGCAGCCGTCGCGGAGTTCCCGATGGTCGCCGTGCTCATCGTGATGATCGGCCTGCTGGTCGTCCAGTCCGCGCTCATCGTCCACACCCGCAACACCCTCGTCGATGCCGCGGTGCAGGGAGCGCACCACGCCGCACTGCAGGGATCCACCCCGCAGGACGGCGCCGCCCGTGCCCAGCGCCTGATCGACGACCGCTTCGGCGGAGGACTCGAGGCCGAGGCCTCGGCCTCGCAGGACGCCGACGGGACGATCCGCGTGCGCGTGGAGGCGACGCTCCCCCTGGTCGGGCTCCTCGGCCCCTCAGGGGCGATCAGCGTCGAGGGCCGCGCTCTGGACGAGGAGGCATGGTGA
- a CDS encoding TadE/TadG family type IV pilus assembly protein, which produces MVRILQRRDVAAKLRHGLADDDGNALVEFVVLSVALLIPSLYLVLTLGNVQAAVFAADTISRDVARIHATETDPARAAARSQALAEVVLQDHGLPVTDVVDLSCSEDPCATPGGIVTTRVRIPVPVPGLGPILGETGPVAVGASHAVPVDQYRAHR; this is translated from the coding sequence ATGGTGAGGATCCTCCAGCGCCGCGACGTCGCAGCGAAGCTCCGCCACGGGCTTGCCGACGACGATGGCAACGCCCTGGTCGAGTTCGTCGTGCTCTCGGTCGCGCTGCTGATCCCGTCGCTGTATCTCGTGCTCACCCTCGGGAACGTGCAGGCCGCGGTCTTCGCCGCGGACACCATCTCCCGGGACGTCGCCAGGATCCACGCCACGGAGACCGATCCCGCACGCGCAGCGGCCCGCTCACAGGCCCTCGCAGAGGTGGTCCTGCAGGACCACGGCCTGCCCGTGACCGACGTGGTCGACCTCTCCTGCAGCGAGGACCCCTGCGCCACACCCGGCGGGATCGTCACCACGCGCGTGCGGATCCCCGTCCCCGTGCCGGGGCTCGGGCCGATCCTGGGGGAGACCGGCCCCGTCGCCGTCGGCGCCTCGCACGCGGTGCCCGTCGATCAGTACCGGGCGCACAGATGA
- a CDS encoding pilus assembly protein TadG-related protein — MRPPAGGRLRQVLGELRGRFEDARGSMTILTTGVLVVVLMEIGVGTAITGVHLERNGLQHAADSAALAASQAVDMSRIYSEENGPVIHAGSAREAAEDHLRAYPHDTTSTEDIHIRDVRVDADGTVHVTLGARTHPPLVGWFTRGTGRSIPLTVIGEARAR, encoded by the coding sequence ATGCGCCCACCAGCTGGCGGGCGTCTCCGCCAGGTGCTCGGCGAGCTCCGCGGACGGTTCGAGGACGCCCGCGGCTCGATGACGATCCTGACCACGGGTGTGCTGGTGGTCGTACTGATGGAGATCGGGGTGGGGACCGCGATCACCGGAGTGCACCTCGAGCGCAACGGCCTCCAGCACGCGGCGGACAGCGCAGCGCTCGCCGCCTCGCAGGCCGTCGACATGTCCCGCATCTACTCAGAGGAGAACGGACCGGTGATCCACGCGGGCTCTGCACGCGAGGCCGCGGAGGACCACCTGCGCGCATACCCCCACGACACCACCAGTACCGAGGACATCCATATCCGCGATGTGCGTGTCGATGCCGACGGGACCGTCCACGTCACCCTCGGCGCCCGCACCCATCCGCCCTTGGTCGGCTGGTTCACCCGCGGCACCGGGCGCTCGATCCCGCTGACGGTCATCGGGGAGGCGCGGGCGCGCTGA
- a CDS encoding tartrate dehydrogenase, with translation MQTSSRFPAPPAAPTVDAPRTLEIAAIPADGIGHDVVGAGREVVDALAAASGGRFSVNWTEYDWGSDYYAKHGVMMPADGREQVADKDAIFFGAVGWPTVPDHVSLWGLRLALCQGFDQWANIRPVQFLPGITSPLRAADEKDLDWIVVRENSEGEYSGFGGRNFAGRPDHQEFSVQSAVFSEYGSERIIRFAFELAMTRPRRKLSKVTKSNAQQHGMVLWDDVFDRVAADYPEVTTESVLVDAMAAKFVLKPGDLDVVVASNLHADVLSDLGSALAGSLGLASSANLNPERRFPSMFEPVHGSAPDIAGKGIANPLGAIGSAALMLEHLGLPEEAAAIHRAIEETTRRGVLTPDVGGTATTADVTRAVIDHLALVPAAVA, from the coding sequence ATGCAGACCTCGTCTCGTTTCCCCGCTCCCCCGGCGGCGCCCACCGTCGACGCTCCGCGCACGCTCGAGATCGCCGCGATCCCGGCCGACGGGATCGGCCACGACGTGGTCGGCGCCGGACGCGAGGTCGTCGACGCCCTCGCCGCCGCCTCGGGCGGCCGCTTCTCGGTGAACTGGACCGAGTACGACTGGGGCAGCGACTACTACGCGAAGCACGGCGTGATGATGCCCGCGGACGGTCGTGAACAGGTCGCGGACAAGGACGCGATCTTCTTCGGCGCCGTCGGCTGGCCGACCGTCCCCGACCATGTGAGCCTGTGGGGACTTCGCCTGGCGCTGTGCCAGGGCTTCGACCAGTGGGCCAACATCCGCCCCGTCCAGTTCCTGCCCGGCATCACCTCGCCGCTGCGCGCCGCCGACGAGAAGGACCTCGACTGGATCGTCGTGCGGGAGAACTCCGAGGGCGAATACTCCGGCTTCGGCGGACGCAACTTCGCCGGTCGCCCCGACCATCAGGAGTTCTCGGTCCAGTCGGCCGTCTTCAGCGAGTACGGCAGCGAGCGGATCATCCGCTTCGCCTTCGAGCTCGCGATGACCCGGCCGCGCCGCAAGCTCTCCAAGGTCACCAAGTCCAACGCCCAGCAGCACGGCATGGTGCTCTGGGACGACGTCTTCGACCGCGTCGCGGCGGACTACCCCGAGGTGACCACCGAATCCGTCCTCGTGGATGCGATGGCTGCGAAGTTCGTGCTGAAGCCCGGGGACCTCGATGTCGTCGTCGCCTCGAACCTGCACGCCGACGTGCTCTCCGACCTCGGCTCCGCGCTCGCCGGCAGCCTCGGCCTCGCCTCGAGCGCGAACCTCAACCCCGAGCGCCGCTTTCCTTCCATGTTCGAGCCCGTGCACGGCTCTGCACCGGACATCGCCGGGAAGGGCATCGCGAACCCGCTGGGCGCGATCGGTTCCGCGGCGCTCATGCTCGAGCACCTCGGGCTGCCCGAGGAGGCTGCGGCGATCCACCGTGCGATCGAGGAGACGACCCGGCGTGGCGTGCTGACTCCCGATGTGGGCGGCACCGCCACGACCGCAGATGTCACCCGCGCCGTGATCGACCATCTGGCGCTCGTGCCGGCAGCGGTCGCCTGA
- a CDS encoding LysR family transcriptional regulator, which produces MDVRHLEYFLGIVDHGGFARAAEAMHIAQPSLSQAIRRLERDLGVELFHRLGRGVRLTGAGEQLVGPARRAVRSLQAARDAARSSRELTLGTVDICAMPSPGIEPLTTLIGMLRERHPGLDIRSAAAFTPEEVVASVAGGETEVGLLGAAGRPATADLGVITFAPQPLVLISPPGTHAPGGEVGTIGRRELSGIDVVISPRGSLMRQLVDDALAHGNDIRVVAEVSHRTSLLPLVLAGVGHSVMPSSWTRMAQLAGCTVRTIDPPTALQVHLVHRREDLTAAAAAFVALAKELSQDELAGDEAPNL; this is translated from the coding sequence ATGGACGTCAGACACCTGGAGTACTTCCTGGGGATCGTGGACCACGGCGGCTTCGCCCGCGCCGCCGAGGCGATGCACATCGCCCAGCCCTCTCTGTCCCAGGCGATCCGGCGCCTGGAGCGCGACCTCGGCGTGGAGCTGTTCCACCGCCTCGGACGGGGCGTGCGCCTGACCGGGGCCGGTGAGCAGCTGGTGGGACCGGCTCGGCGCGCAGTCCGCTCGCTGCAGGCCGCCCGGGACGCTGCCCGCTCCTCACGGGAGCTGACCCTCGGCACCGTGGACATCTGCGCGATGCCCTCCCCTGGCATCGAGCCCCTCACCACCCTCATCGGAATGCTCCGCGAGAGGCATCCTGGACTGGACATCCGCTCGGCGGCAGCATTCACCCCGGAGGAGGTGGTGGCGAGCGTCGCCGGCGGCGAGACCGAGGTGGGTCTGCTCGGCGCCGCAGGACGCCCTGCCACCGCCGATCTCGGCGTGATCACCTTCGCGCCGCAGCCCCTCGTGCTCATCTCCCCGCCGGGGACGCACGCGCCCGGAGGGGAGGTCGGGACGATCGGTCGGCGGGAGCTCTCGGGGATCGACGTGGTCATCTCCCCGCGCGGGAGCCTGATGCGACAGCTCGTGGACGACGCGCTCGCCCATGGGAACGACATCCGCGTGGTCGCCGAGGTCTCCCACCGCACCTCATTGCTCCCGCTCGTGCTGGCCGGGGTCGGGCACTCGGTGATGCCGTCGTCCTGGACGCGGATGGCGCAGCTGGCCGGGTGCACGGTGCGGACGATCGATCCTCCGACCGCCCTGCAGGTGCACCTGGTGCATCGGCGCGAGGACCTCACCGCCGCAGCCGCAGCCTTCGTAGCGCTCGCCAAAGAGCTGTCCCAGGACGAGCTGGCGGGAGACGAGGCACCCAACCTATAG
- a CDS encoding SLC13 family permease: MAQTPTAQTAPGGPRPDGAPLADAASGDTPMPGRRTDVERVLLGGKTYRSLAEQRLSPAEEKVEKIRRTSGYVLAPLVALTVWFLPLPLPEVQQHLAAVIVGVVVLWFCETVPIPVGGLIGVAAIVLTGIAPAGEVLAPFGSTTIFTFIGAFILAQAMLKHGVAQRLAFWVLALPGVGTSTVRVIIAFGLITCVLSAFVSNTATVAMLMPTALGILAVIAKLMQDKGLVKHDFDPMRLRVSTALMLMLAYGASVGGLMTPVGAPPNLIGRGLIEEFTGERISFAQWVLAALPIGAGMFVVLAAILLLLNRPEVRRIDGVADYVAEKRSELGAMSGAEKNTIFAFSLTIALWFAPSVASLVLGADNSFAVLLDDRLNEGIVAVLGAALLFVLPTRWKDREATLSWSDAARIDWGTILLFGTGMIFGAMLSASGLAESLGTALAQLPGASSSFVLTAISVALAILISETTSNTAAAAVIVPIVVPLAMAAGVDPIVPALAATFAASFGFMLPVSTPQNAIVYGSGCVPITRMVRTGVTFDIIGGALIVLLLPLTASLVGIGG; this comes from the coding sequence ATGGCACAGACGCCGACCGCCCAGACCGCCCCCGGCGGTCCCCGCCCCGACGGGGCACCCCTCGCAGACGCCGCCTCCGGTGACACTCCCATGCCCGGCCGGCGCACCGATGTGGAACGGGTCCTGCTGGGAGGAAAGACCTACCGCAGCCTCGCCGAGCAGCGCCTCAGCCCCGCCGAGGAGAAGGTCGAGAAGATCCGACGCACCTCCGGGTACGTGCTCGCCCCGCTCGTCGCGCTCACCGTCTGGTTCCTGCCGCTTCCACTACCCGAGGTCCAGCAGCACCTGGCCGCGGTGATCGTCGGCGTGGTCGTGCTGTGGTTCTGCGAGACCGTCCCGATCCCCGTCGGCGGCCTCATCGGCGTGGCCGCGATCGTGCTGACCGGCATCGCCCCGGCCGGTGAGGTGCTGGCACCTTTCGGCTCCACGACCATCTTCACCTTCATCGGGGCGTTCATCCTCGCCCAGGCCATGCTCAAGCACGGCGTCGCGCAGCGCCTCGCCTTCTGGGTGCTGGCATTGCCGGGCGTCGGCACCTCGACGGTCCGCGTGATCATCGCCTTCGGCCTGATCACCTGCGTTCTCTCCGCCTTCGTCTCGAACACCGCCACCGTCGCGATGCTGATGCCGACAGCGCTCGGCATCCTCGCAGTGATCGCCAAGCTCATGCAGGACAAGGGGCTGGTCAAGCACGACTTCGACCCCATGCGCCTACGTGTGAGCACCGCGCTCATGCTCATGCTCGCCTACGGTGCGAGCGTCGGCGGCCTCATGACCCCCGTCGGCGCGCCGCCGAACCTCATCGGTCGCGGCCTCATCGAGGAGTTCACCGGCGAGCGGATCAGCTTCGCCCAGTGGGTGCTCGCCGCCCTCCCGATCGGCGCCGGCATGTTCGTGGTCCTTGCCGCGATCCTCCTGCTGCTGAACCGGCCCGAGGTGCGCCGCATCGACGGCGTCGCCGACTATGTGGCCGAAAAGCGCAGTGAGCTCGGGGCGATGTCCGGCGCGGAGAAGAACACGATCTTCGCCTTCTCCCTCACCATCGCACTGTGGTTCGCCCCCTCGGTCGCCTCCCTCGTCCTCGGGGCGGACAACTCTTTCGCGGTGCTGCTGGACGACCGACTGAACGAGGGCATCGTCGCGGTGCTCGGTGCGGCACTCCTCTTCGTCCTTCCCACCCGATGGAAGGACCGCGAGGCGACGCTGTCCTGGTCGGACGCTGCCCGTATCGACTGGGGCACGATACTGCTGTTCGGCACCGGCATGATCTTCGGCGCCATGCTCTCCGCGAGCGGTCTGGCGGAGTCCCTCGGCACCGCCCTCGCCCAGCTCCCCGGTGCCTCCAGCTCCTTCGTGCTCACCGCCATCTCGGTGGCGCTCGCGATCCTGATCTCCGAGACCACCTCGAACACGGCCGCCGCCGCGGTGATCGTCCCGATCGTCGTGCCGCTGGCGATGGCCGCGGGCGTCGACCCGATCGTCCCGGCGCTCGCCGCGACGTTCGCCGCGTCCTTCGGGTTCATGCTCCCGGTCTCCACGCCCCAGAATGCGATCGTCTACGGTTCCGGCTGCGTCCCCATCACTAGGATGGTGCGAACCGGAGTGACGTTCGACATCATCGGAGGTGCGCTGATCGTGCTCCTGCTTCCCCTGACCGCTTCCCTCGTCGGGATCGGCGGATGA